In the genome of Saprospira sp. CCB-QB6, one region contains:
- a CDS encoding L-threonylcarbamoyladenylate synthase, which translates to MRNFKAALKNSFAPLAEEPNSRPHYNYKMKDEKAAILACLQEGGSLLYPTDTIWGLGCDAHNVAAVEQLYALKRRPAEKSLILLVSDIEMLKQYVFPVPPKAAKLISFHERPLTIIYDKPKNLPKELLAADGSIAIRVCQSAFCQDFIRDFGRAVVSTSANYSGQASPAHFGEIDPNLLAEVDYVCEYGRSNRKKVEPSTIVRIGPKEELEFIRP; encoded by the coding sequence GTGCGGAACTTTAAAGCTGCTCTAAAGAATAGCTTTGCGCCTTTGGCAGAAGAACCAAATTCAAGACCTCATTATAACTACAAAATGAAAGACGAAAAAGCAGCAATCTTAGCCTGTTTGCAAGAGGGCGGCAGCCTGCTCTATCCCACAGATACCATCTGGGGCCTAGGTTGCGATGCCCATAATGTAGCGGCTGTAGAACAGTTATACGCCCTCAAGCGTCGTCCCGCAGAAAAATCATTAATCTTGCTGGTCTCCGATATCGAGATGCTCAAACAGTATGTTTTTCCCGTGCCCCCCAAAGCCGCTAAGCTGATTAGCTTTCATGAACGCCCACTGACCATTATTTACGATAAACCCAAGAACCTCCCCAAAGAACTCTTAGCTGCGGATGGAAGCATAGCAATCCGCGTTTGTCAATCGGCTTTTTGTCAAGATTTTATCCGTGATTTTGGCCGAGCGGTAGTTTCTACCTCCGCCAATTATAGCGGCCAGGCTAGTCCCGCCCACTTTGGCGAAATCGATCCCAATTTATTAGCAGAAGTAGACTATGTCTGCGAATATGGCCGAAGCAATCGCAAAAAAGTAGAACCCTCTACTATCGTCCGTATTGGCCCCAAGGAAGAATTGGAGTTTATTCGACCCTAA
- the holA gene encoding DNA polymerase III subunit delta translates to MASPKEIIRDFKQGQIAPVYFLHGEEEFYIDEIADFIEANALTEDQKAFNQTVLYGKDTDFKQVLDAARRYPMLAERQLVVLKEAQTMRSLDQLESYIKNPLPTTLLLILHKHKKLDSRKKLGKSLKAAEKAGKAVLFESKKPYENELPGWIRHYLKDKGAQIEEEAGLLLAEYLGNDLGKIANELEKLLINHPKGQLIGKAEIEKNIGISKDYNVFELQSALAQREALKAQRIVKYYQANPKAGPLPMLTGVLYNFFSKAYICRFLSNLDDVSIAEAIGQRAYGRPGQKTKRFADYRQALKHYSLPQLEAIIALLKIYDLRSKGVGWPQVGDIFNEQTESGQLLQEMVSRILALD, encoded by the coding sequence ATGGCTAGCCCCAAAGAAATTATCCGAGATTTTAAACAGGGCCAAATAGCGCCTGTCTACTTTTTGCATGGCGAGGAGGAGTTTTATATTGATGAGATTGCCGACTTTATAGAGGCCAATGCCCTTACCGAAGATCAAAAAGCCTTTAATCAGACGGTTTTATATGGGAAGGATACGGACTTCAAGCAGGTGTTAGATGCCGCTCGCCGCTACCCTATGCTCGCAGAGCGGCAGTTGGTGGTCCTTAAAGAGGCCCAGACGATGCGCAGTTTGGACCAATTGGAGAGCTATATCAAAAATCCCTTGCCCACTACGCTTTTGCTTATTTTGCATAAGCACAAAAAGCTCGATAGCCGCAAAAAACTAGGCAAAAGCCTCAAAGCAGCCGAAAAAGCGGGCAAGGCGGTCCTCTTCGAAAGCAAAAAGCCCTATGAAAATGAGCTGCCTGGCTGGATCCGCCATTACCTTAAAGATAAAGGCGCGCAAATTGAGGAGGAGGCCGGCCTATTACTGGCCGAATATCTAGGAAATGATTTGGGCAAGATTGCCAATGAGCTCGAAAAGCTGCTCATTAACCACCCTAAGGGGCAGTTGATCGGCAAAGCAGAAATTGAGAAAAACATCGGCATCAGCAAAGATTATAATGTCTTTGAACTACAATCGGCCTTGGCCCAAAGGGAAGCCCTCAAGGCGCAACGGATTGTCAAATACTACCAAGCAAACCCCAAAGCAGGCCCCTTGCCCATGCTTACGGGGGTGCTCTACAACTTTTTTAGTAAAGCTTATATTTGTCGCTTTCTCTCCAACTTAGATGATGTGAGTATTGCCGAGGCTATTGGACAAAGAGCTTATGGCCGCCCAGGCCAAAAAACAAAGCGCTTTGCCGATTATCGCCAAGCGCTCAAACATTACTCCCTGCCTCAGTTAGAGGCCATTATTGCCCTGCTCAAAATCTATGATCTTCGCTCGAAAGGGGTGGGCTGGCCTCAGGTGGGCGACATCTTTAATGAGCAGACGGAATCGGGACAGCTATTACAGGAAATGGTGTCTAGAATTTTAGCGCTAGACTAA
- a CDS encoding site-specific DNA-methyltransferase, with the protein MPTLNWIGKEKVLTHHLDVPYRPLSLSYTYGAAQSANKIIHGDNLLALKSLLPAYEGKIKCIYIDPPYNTGNEGWVYNDNVKDPKIQKWLGEVVGKESEDLSRHDKWLCMMYPRLKLLHKLLAEDGAIFISIDDNEQAHLKLLMDEIFGEGNFVEKFAWYKTYSPSNLSHKSKKCLEYILCYEKRRNNNRYRGLLKVNKADNPLIKSSNNVKELRFPKDAVTSSMTKDFLFKRGAYGTTVTSVLLKEDVWFRDGQFESDLILESKFIWTQEKLNEEIRNGTKIIFKTKSLAPRYDKASYKPEVPRNLVDKNDFVGTTEEGGVLLKNIFGKNVFSYPKPPSLIKYIVNFLSDPDSIILDSFAGSGTTAQAVLELNKEDGGNRQFILIEMEEYAERITAERVRRVIDGYGAGAKAVAGLGGDFGFYHLGPSIFKESNPNFLNEDLEEEELRKYIFYTETGSLKGYRERGAEAPYFMGTYEDRDYFFFYEKEESCHLTYKFLEQIELSSDEIRGVVIYADLSLIGDEFLASGKIIFKKIPRDIARI; encoded by the coding sequence ATGCCTACATTAAATTGGATAGGAAAGGAAAAGGTGCTTACGCATCATTTGGATGTTCCTTATCGTCCCCTTTCCCTTTCTTATACTTATGGTGCAGCCCAAAGTGCTAATAAGATTATTCATGGCGATAATTTGCTGGCCCTAAAGTCTTTGTTGCCCGCCTATGAAGGCAAAATTAAGTGCATCTATATTGACCCCCCTTATAATACCGGAAACGAAGGCTGGGTCTATAATGATAATGTGAAAGACCCTAAGATCCAAAAGTGGTTGGGCGAGGTGGTCGGTAAAGAAAGTGAAGACCTGAGCCGACATGATAAATGGCTCTGTATGATGTATCCTCGACTAAAACTATTGCATAAGTTGCTGGCAGAGGATGGGGCTATCTTTATCTCTATTGATGATAATGAACAAGCACATCTGAAATTGCTCATGGATGAGATTTTTGGGGAAGGTAATTTTGTTGAAAAATTTGCTTGGTATAAAACATACTCTCCATCAAATTTATCACATAAGAGTAAGAAGTGCTTAGAATATATCTTGTGTTATGAGAAAAGAAGAAACAATAATCGATATAGAGGCCTTCTAAAGGTAAATAAGGCAGATAACCCATTGATAAAGAGTAGTAATAATGTTAAGGAGCTGCGTTTCCCTAAAGACGCTGTTACAAGCTCAATGACTAAAGATTTTCTTTTTAAGCGAGGAGCTTATGGGACAACTGTTACATCCGTTTTATTAAAAGAGGATGTTTGGTTCAGGGATGGACAATTTGAATCAGATCTAATTTTAGAGTCTAAATTTATATGGACACAAGAAAAATTGAATGAAGAAATTAGAAATGGGACTAAAATTATTTTTAAAACAAAAAGTCTAGCACCTAGATATGATAAAGCGTCATATAAACCAGAAGTGCCACGTAACCTGGTAGATAAAAATGATTTTGTTGGTACTACAGAAGAAGGAGGAGTACTGCTTAAAAATATTTTTGGAAAAAATGTTTTCAGTTATCCCAAGCCGCCTTCTTTAATAAAGTATATAGTGAACTTTTTATCAGACCCCGACTCCATCATCTTAGATTCTTTTGCGGGTTCTGGGACAACGGCCCAGGCGGTATTAGAATTAAACAAAGAAGATGGGGGGAATCGTCAGTTTATTTTGATAGAGATGGAGGAATATGCGGAGCGGATCACGGCGGAGCGGGTACGCAGAGTGATAGATGGATATGGAGCGGGGGCTAAAGCCGTAGCGGGTCTGGGAGGAGACTTTGGGTTTTATCATTTGGGGCCGAGCATATTTAAGGAGAGCAATCCCAACTTTTTGAATGAGGATTTGGAGGAAGAGGAATTGCGGAAGTATATATTTTATACGGAGACGGGCTCTTTGAAAGGCTATCGGGAAAGGGGAGCGGAGGCCCCCTACTTTATGGGGACTTATGAAGATCGGGACTATTTCTTTTTTTATGAGAAAGAAGAGAGTTGTCATTTGACCTATAAGTTTTTGGAGCAGATAGAGTTGTCATCAGATGAGATAAGGGGAGTTGTAATTTATGCTGACTTAAGCTTGATTGGGGATGAATTTTTAGCATCGGGGAAGATTATTTTTAAGAAGATTCCGAGAGATATAGCTAGAATATAG
- a CDS encoding C2 family cysteine protease, translated as MSVELNLDQLSELTPADYVKALKAKANWKKAQAVLVLADYKLGAKKISLMLPFKKEAEMQKAIKRVKQEKIHLMKKTGGGSFALEQTEEGLKAKIELKKGGLSPEMMQQKLAPVLAKAKMELAVAVAAEALAAASEEVPAAATAAAAVAEAAPAQKHELDISAQAPKEQAVKLLDTFDQLLDRLKNAQSDIFGKLKSREHTEEDTAEVFALKGLCEQFETYYEQAQDAVKAKLDSRYAKLKDYKGKVDKVYEFTRSNPPVRDDQNYKYDEVVADIFKKGWSDTNSVDPNDVQQGYLGDCYFLAAVASLAKTDPGAIKKLIKDNGDGTYDVTLHVYKYWISWNRSPVTVKVKPEFPVDENGNPAYARLGDQELWVMLLEKAYAQYQGSYQDIHGGYVEKAMGLLTGEDGDVYKMKSYSAKEIEEMITEALEDKRMVAADTKGNDDSQQTKLKDGQRVVHGHSYAVMGVSGGKIKLRNPWGYYHLEIDFDTLKEYFYDFSIGDK; from the coding sequence ATGTCCGTAGAACTAAATTTAGATCAGCTATCGGAGCTGACTCCCGCAGATTATGTAAAGGCCCTAAAAGCCAAAGCCAATTGGAAAAAAGCTCAGGCGGTCTTGGTCTTAGCCGATTATAAACTAGGGGCCAAAAAAATTAGCTTGATGCTTCCGTTTAAGAAGGAAGCGGAGATGCAAAAGGCCATAAAAAGAGTAAAGCAGGAGAAAATCCACTTGATGAAAAAGACGGGAGGCGGAAGTTTTGCTTTGGAACAAACGGAAGAGGGCCTCAAAGCCAAAATTGAGTTGAAAAAAGGAGGCTTGAGTCCCGAAATGATGCAACAGAAGTTGGCTCCCGTATTGGCCAAGGCTAAAATGGAGCTAGCGGTAGCTGTTGCTGCCGAGGCCCTAGCTGCCGCTTCGGAAGAAGTGCCTGCCGCTGCTACTGCTGCAGCCGCTGTAGCTGAAGCTGCGCCAGCACAAAAACACGAATTAGATATTAGCGCTCAGGCACCCAAAGAGCAGGCGGTCAAGCTACTCGATACTTTTGATCAGTTATTGGACCGATTGAAAAATGCCCAAAGCGATATCTTTGGCAAGCTCAAAAGCCGAGAACATACAGAAGAAGATACGGCAGAGGTTTTTGCCCTCAAGGGACTCTGTGAGCAGTTTGAGACCTATTACGAACAGGCGCAGGATGCGGTAAAAGCAAAGCTGGATAGCCGCTATGCCAAGCTCAAGGATTATAAGGGCAAGGTGGACAAAGTGTATGAATTTACCCGTTCTAATCCCCCCGTTCGAGATGACCAAAACTATAAATACGATGAGGTCGTCGCCGATATTTTCAAGAAAGGCTGGTCCGATACCAATAGTGTAGACCCCAATGATGTGCAACAGGGCTATCTAGGCGATTGCTACTTTTTGGCCGCCGTGGCTAGTTTGGCTAAAACGGATCCTGGGGCCATCAAAAAGCTGATTAAAGACAATGGCGATGGGACCTATGACGTGACCTTGCACGTCTATAAATATTGGATTTCTTGGAATCGCAGCCCCGTAACGGTTAAAGTAAAACCTGAATTTCCCGTAGATGAAAATGGAAATCCCGCTTATGCTCGTCTAGGCGACCAAGAGCTTTGGGTGATGCTACTCGAAAAAGCTTATGCGCAATATCAGGGCAGTTATCAGGATATTCATGGCGGCTATGTAGAAAAAGCCATGGGCCTACTAACGGGAGAAGATGGAGATGTCTATAAAATGAAAAGCTATTCGGCTAAGGAAATCGAAGAGATGATTACCGAAGCCTTAGAAGATAAGCGGATGGTTGCGGCCGATACCAAGGGCAATGACGACAGCCAGCAAACCAAGCTCAAAGATGGGCAGCGAGTTGTGCACGGTCATTCTTATGCGGTGATGGGTGTTAGTGGAGGTAAGATTAAGCTGCGCAACCCTTGGGGCTACTATCATCTCGAAATTGATTTTGATACGCTAAAAGAGTATTTCTATGACTTTAGCATCGGTGATAAATAG
- a CDS encoding OB-fold-containig protein translates to MMELIQAALSASNLLWTVLFVLVVLYWLSVVLGALDIESFDMDLDADVDVDVDVDVDADIDVDADVDVDADVDADVDADADTEVAAGAQVSWWIGTLRFFNLGKLPFMILFSLFILSAWSISVLLNHEGSFYNPENTITLALISILPNILVSALIMKILSSPLVPIFAKLDTSVKAIDYKGKVGTVLTEIAPNSVGQIKVFVNDSVSTVSAKSIEKQIKKGQKVLIVDELKQENCFVVVPADEH, encoded by the coding sequence ATGATGGAGCTTATCCAGGCGGCCTTATCGGCCTCCAATCTTCTTTGGACCGTTTTGTTTGTCTTGGTCGTTTTGTATTGGTTATCTGTTGTTTTGGGCGCTCTAGATATAGAGAGCTTTGATATGGACCTAGATGCCGATGTGGATGTGGATGTGGATGTAGATGTAGATGCAGACATTGATGTTGATGCCGATGTGGATGTGGACGCAGATGTAGACGCGGATGTAGATGCCGATGCCGACACAGAGGTTGCTGCTGGGGCGCAGGTTTCTTGGTGGATTGGTACGCTTCGCTTTTTCAATTTGGGCAAACTGCCCTTTATGATTCTCTTTTCCCTATTTATTTTGAGTGCTTGGAGCATTTCGGTTTTATTGAACCATGAGGGAAGCTTTTACAATCCAGAGAATACAATTACACTGGCCCTCATTTCTATCTTGCCCAATATTTTGGTCAGTGCCTTAATCATGAAAATTTTGTCATCGCCTTTGGTGCCTATTTTTGCCAAGTTAGATACTTCGGTAAAGGCGATAGACTATAAAGGAAAAGTAGGGACCGTACTTACAGAGATTGCCCCAAATAGTGTGGGCCAAATTAAAGTCTTTGTGAATGATTCGGTCTCTACGGTATCGGCCAAAAGCATAGAAAAGCAAATCAAGAAGGGCCAAAAGGTGCTCATTGTAGATGAGCTCAAGCAGGAAAACTGCTTTGTGGTGGTCCCTGCCGATGAACATTAA
- a CDS encoding CCA tRNA nucleotidyltransferase gives MQFEMTAQEEALFKTIAQSAKALGFPTYVIGGYVRDRLLGRSSKGKDLDLVCVGSGIELAKAIAKSLKPQPKVVTYARFGTAALHHKNWEIELVGARKESYRPESRKPIVENGTLEDDQNRRDFTINALAISLNEADFGQLLDPFGGLADLEKKCIRTPLAPETTFSDDPLRMMRAIRFASQLGFEIEEKTFAAIQSERERIHIISQERISTELNKIMLSPKPSLGLGLLFKSGLLELIFPELYAMHGVEEKEGIRHKDNFWHTLQVVDNMAQKSDDLWMRWSALLHDIAKPLTKRYFKGQGWSFHGHEAVGGKLVPKIFKRFKLPLDQKMKKVQKIVSMHQRPILLTQDRENITDSAIRRLLFEAGEDLEDLLLMCEADSTTANPKKLARYADNLLFLRQRLQEVEEKDHLRQWQPPISGEEIMETFQIKPSRPVGQLKNAIREAILDGLIPNEYEAARNFMLEQAATMGLYPKN, from the coding sequence ATGCAATTTGAGATGACGGCCCAAGAGGAGGCCCTGTTTAAAACCATTGCCCAATCCGCTAAGGCCTTGGGCTTTCCTACTTATGTTATTGGCGGTTATGTCCGCGACCGTTTATTGGGCCGCTCTAGCAAAGGGAAAGACCTCGATTTGGTTTGTGTAGGTAGTGGTATCGAGTTGGCAAAAGCCATTGCCAAAAGCCTCAAACCACAACCCAAAGTGGTCACTTATGCCCGCTTTGGTACAGCCGCCTTACATCATAAAAACTGGGAAATCGAATTGGTCGGCGCTCGCAAAGAGTCTTACCGACCCGAATCTCGCAAACCCATTGTAGAAAATGGTACCTTAGAAGATGACCAAAATCGCCGAGATTTTACCATCAACGCCCTAGCTATTTCCCTCAATGAAGCCGATTTTGGCCAGTTGCTAGATCCCTTTGGCGGCCTAGCCGATCTAGAAAAAAAATGTATCCGCACTCCACTGGCTCCAGAAACTACCTTTTCCGATGACCCGCTCCGAATGATGCGCGCCATCCGCTTTGCTAGCCAGTTGGGCTTCGAGATCGAAGAGAAAACCTTTGCCGCTATTCAGTCAGAGCGGGAACGTATTCACATTATCTCGCAAGAGCGCATCAGCACCGAGCTGAATAAAATTATGCTCTCGCCCAAGCCTTCTTTGGGCCTTGGCCTACTCTTTAAGTCGGGCTTACTAGAACTGATTTTCCCTGAGCTTTATGCGATGCATGGGGTAGAAGAAAAAGAAGGCATTCGCCACAAAGATAATTTTTGGCACACCCTACAGGTGGTCGATAATATGGCCCAAAAAAGCGATGATCTCTGGATGCGCTGGTCGGCCCTTTTGCACGATATTGCCAAGCCCCTGACCAAACGCTACTTTAAGGGCCAAGGTTGGAGCTTTCACGGACATGAGGCCGTGGGCGGCAAATTGGTCCCCAAAATCTTTAAGCGCTTTAAGTTGCCGCTAGACCAAAAAATGAAGAAGGTTCAGAAAATCGTGAGCATGCACCAACGCCCTATTCTGCTCACTCAAGACCGAGAAAATATTACGGATTCTGCCATCCGCCGCCTTTTGTTTGAGGCTGGAGAAGACCTAGAAGACCTGCTCTTGATGTGCGAGGCCGATAGCACTACGGCTAACCCTAAAAAATTGGCCCGCTATGCCGATAATCTGCTGTTCTTGCGCCAACGTCTGCAGGAGGTAGAAGAAAAGGACCATCTCCGCCAATGGCAACCCCCAATTTCTGGAGAGGAAATTATGGAGACCTTCCAAATCAAACCCTCTAGACCCGTGGGCCAACTCAAAAATGCCATCCGAGAAGCTATTTTAGATGGCCTAATTCCCAATGAATATGAGGCCGCCCGCAATTTTATGCTGGAACAGGCTGCGACTATGGGCCTATACCCCAAAAATTAG
- a CDS encoding DEAD/DEAH box helicase family protein: MELKEYQQEVIQDLRRFIKCWEQKKDLKSAFKFFWESQGVQMKSENIVDGMQAYKPNLGAEIPHVCIKVPTAGGKTFLACNALGEIAEALPATQANLVLWLVPSNTILEQTLKNLKDPEHPYRRRLNVLFNNRVAVYSKDQVLQGASFNVGSVREQLNILVMSFDSFRSRKKVDRLIYRENGALAPFIDVLNNTDFLLEDENVDKYSLMNVIRSLRPICIIDESHRAESDLSVEMLQNMYPSFVLDLTATPRTNSNLISVISASRLKDEQMIKLPVIVYNHNKPQDVISSALDMRHNLEVTAREQADEYIRPIVLFQAEPKTKKDSETFQKIKAKLIAKGVPAEQIAIKTAYINELKSVDLMSRDCEIRYIITVNALKEGWDCPFAYILATIASKSSKTDVEQILGRVLRLPYTREQKNPLLNMAYVFTSSSNFTATLDNIIEGLNKAGFSDAKERSEIIVLDEQEEVVEGVQGTIDEELVRGAISQFLDEGELDAILESNAPIRAELQTADPAQKEKIRSALLDKLTEKALAVHQQDQHKRIAEREEDPFLSKQESRMKKMINTTSIKEDYRSYVEGIQLPQFFQEAPKKLEQLFSRGKEETGYLLFDKESLKEDFKLAKASVDINFNPSDKEIYEIDIQEGENSREGNVKYSRFSSDKASRFLDYLNSQSNRDKKLERTAEAIVSSMGKMPPYSDQDLKKYVLRVFEAGEFKDQEIYDLATNMQAIKIIKNHIDRCGTSFAQDEFYKRLASRKVIIRPSYQFTLTNTYIAKGASNLAKGLYTKEEEGNKFENEVIDRVAALDNVVFWHRIPSRKGFCINGPINHYPDFLIYTKNKGIILVETKGGHLSATEDTKEKARLGGQWASQANALGDGFQYNYCMVFRENTAIDGSYTVTDLIALLAEL; encoded by the coding sequence ATGGAATTAAAGGAATACCAACAGGAAGTCATTCAAGACCTAAGACGATTTATTAAATGCTGGGAGCAAAAAAAGGATTTAAAATCGGCATTTAAGTTTTTCTGGGAGTCTCAGGGCGTTCAGATGAAGAGCGAGAATATAGTAGATGGGATGCAGGCCTACAAGCCGAACTTGGGTGCGGAGATTCCGCATGTATGTATAAAGGTGCCTACGGCTGGGGGGAAGACTTTTTTAGCTTGTAATGCTTTGGGGGAAATAGCGGAAGCTTTGCCAGCTACGCAGGCTAACCTTGTATTGTGGTTAGTGCCCTCCAATACAATTTTAGAGCAAACGCTAAAGAACTTAAAGGATCCGGAGCATCCTTATCGGCGGAGATTGAACGTATTATTTAATAATAGAGTCGCTGTTTATAGCAAGGATCAGGTTTTGCAGGGAGCGAGCTTTAATGTGGGCTCGGTACGAGAGCAGTTAAATATCTTGGTGATGAGTTTTGACAGCTTTCGGTCCAGAAAGAAAGTGGATCGTCTCATTTATAGGGAGAATGGAGCCTTGGCTCCTTTCATAGATGTATTGAACAATACGGATTTTCTTTTAGAGGATGAAAATGTGGATAAATATTCATTGATGAACGTCATCCGCAGTCTTCGTCCTATTTGTATTATAGATGAAAGCCATCGGGCGGAAAGTGATTTGAGTGTAGAAATGTTGCAGAACATGTACCCCTCATTTGTATTGGACTTGACTGCTACGCCTAGAACGAATAGCAATTTAATCAGTGTAATATCGGCCAGTCGTTTGAAAGACGAGCAGATGATTAAGTTGCCAGTAATTGTCTATAATCATAATAAGCCGCAGGATGTAATCAGTTCGGCTTTAGACATGCGTCATAACTTAGAAGTAACGGCTAGGGAGCAGGCAGATGAGTACATTCGGCCAATTGTTCTTTTTCAGGCAGAGCCAAAGACAAAAAAGGATAGTGAAACTTTTCAGAAGATCAAGGCGAAGCTAATTGCCAAGGGGGTTCCTGCAGAGCAGATTGCCATTAAAACGGCATATATCAATGAATTAAAGTCTGTGGACCTCATGTCTAGAGATTGCGAAATTCGCTATATCATTACAGTAAATGCATTGAAGGAGGGTTGGGATTGTCCTTTTGCCTATATTTTGGCTACGATTGCTAGTAAGTCCTCAAAAACAGATGTAGAGCAGATCTTGGGGCGTGTCTTGCGTCTACCTTATACAAGAGAGCAAAAGAACCCCTTGCTCAATATGGCATATGTCTTTACCTCTTCAAGTAATTTTACGGCCACCTTAGATAATATTATAGAGGGCTTGAATAAGGCGGGGTTTTCGGATGCCAAGGAACGCTCTGAAATAATCGTTTTAGATGAGCAAGAAGAAGTTGTAGAGGGGGTACAGGGTACAATTGATGAGGAGTTAGTAAGAGGAGCGATTAGTCAGTTCTTAGATGAGGGGGAATTAGATGCTATTCTAGAAAGTAATGCGCCTATTCGAGCCGAATTACAAACTGCAGATCCTGCCCAAAAAGAGAAGATTAGATCGGCTTTATTGGATAAGTTGACAGAGAAAGCATTAGCAGTACATCAGCAAGATCAGCATAAGCGAATTGCCGAGCGAGAAGAAGACCCATTTCTAAGTAAACAAGAGAGCAGAATGAAAAAAATGATCAATACCACTTCTATTAAGGAAGATTATCGTTCTTATGTGGAGGGCATTCAGTTGCCGCAATTTTTTCAAGAGGCGCCTAAGAAATTAGAGCAGTTATTTTCGAGGGGTAAGGAAGAAACAGGCTATCTACTCTTTGATAAAGAATCATTGAAGGAAGACTTTAAGCTGGCCAAGGCGAGTGTAGACATTAACTTTAATCCTTCAGATAAAGAGATTTATGAAATTGATATCCAAGAGGGAGAGAACAGTCGGGAAGGTAATGTAAAGTATAGTCGATTTAGTTCTGACAAGGCCTCGAGGTTTTTAGACTACTTAAATTCGCAAAGCAATAGGGATAAGAAACTAGAGCGGACAGCTGAGGCAATAGTTAGTTCAATGGGGAAGATGCCACCATATTCAGATCAGGATTTAAAGAAATATGTCTTGAGAGTTTTTGAGGCTGGCGAATTTAAAGATCAGGAGATCTATGACTTGGCGACTAATATGCAGGCGATTAAGATTATTAAAAATCACATTGATCGTTGTGGGACTTCTTTTGCTCAGGATGAATTTTACAAAAGGCTAGCGAGTAGAAAGGTGATAATTCGGCCTTCTTATCAGTTTACCTTAACCAATACTTATATTGCTAAAGGAGCGTCTAATCTAGCCAAGGGATTGTATACCAAAGAAGAAGAGGGGAATAAATTTGAGAATGAGGTAATAGATCGAGTTGCGGCCTTAGATAATGTTGTGTTTTGGCATCGCATACCTAGTCGTAAAGGATTCTGCATCAATGGCCCAATTAACCATTATCCCGATTTTTTAATCTACACAAAAAATAAAGGGATTATCCTTGTAGAAACCAAGGGAGGGCATTTATCTGCTACTGAAGATACCAAAGAGAAAGCTCGTTTGGGAGGCCAGTGGGCAAGTCAAGCCAATGCTTTAGGAGATGGGTTTCAGTATAATTACTGTATGGTATTTAGAGAAAATACGGCTATCGATGGGTCTTATACAGTAACGGATTTGATAGCGCTTTTGGCTGAGTTGTAG
- a CDS encoding DUF6406 domain-containing protein produces MTKEYIIEQGVPAPLGSATVSAATVNAEMAVLLYFQEEQEFELEVGDEFEIQGKKYQLKSLHPDGKSRKFPYLVLIEVGQE; encoded by the coding sequence ATGACAAAAGAATATATTATTGAACAGGGTGTGCCTGCTCCTTTGGGCAGCGCCACGGTTTCTGCGGCTACCGTAAATGCCGAAATGGCCGTCTTGCTCTACTTTCAAGAGGAACAGGAGTTTGAATTAGAAGTCGGCGATGAGTTCGAGATTCAGGGCAAAAAATACCAGCTCAAATCCCTACATCCTGATGGCAAAAGCCGCAAATTTCCTTACCTTGTACTGATAGAAGTAGGTCAAGAATAG